The following coding sequences are from one Musa acuminata AAA Group cultivar baxijiao chromosome BXJ2-4, Cavendish_Baxijiao_AAA, whole genome shotgun sequence window:
- the LOC103983223 gene encoding serine/threonine-protein phosphatase PP1 isozyme 3: MDRRALDDIIRRLLEVRGSRPGKQVQLSEAEIRQLCVVSKDIFMQQPNLLELEAPIKICGDIHGQYSDLLRLFEYGGLPPQANYLFLGDYVDRGKQSLETICLLLAYKIKYPENFFLLRGNHECASINRIYGFYDECKRRFNVRLWKVFTDCFNCLPVAALIDEKILCMHGGLSPDLHDLDQIRNLACPTDVPDTGLLCDLLWSDPSNEIQGWGMNDRGVSYTFGPDRVTEFLQKHDLDLICRAHQVVEDGYEFFADRQLVTIFSAPNYCGEFDNSGAMMSVDETLMCSFQILKPAEKKAKFGFGGMPAAKTGTPPSGTKSSLGAMNNL; this comes from the exons ATGGATCGGAGGGCGCTGGATGATATCATCCGGCGGCTGCTGGAAGTTAGAGGGAGTCGACCGGGGAAGCAGGTGCAGCTGTCGGAGGCGGAGATCCGGCAACTGTGTGTTGTATCGAAGGATATATTTATGCAACAGCCCAACCTTTTAGAGCTCGAGGCGCCTATTAAGATCTGCG GTGATATTCATGGCcagtattctgaccttttgaggcTTTTTGAATATGGTGGGTTGCCACCTCAAGCCAATTACTTGTTCTTAGGTGACTATGTAGATCGAGGGAAACAAAGCCTAGAGACCATATGCCTACTTTTGGCCTATAAGATTAAGTATCCAGAGAACTTCTTTCTTTTGAGGGGCAATCATGAATGTGCATCTATAAACCGTATTTATGGGTTTTACGATGAATGCAAGCGCAGATTCAATGTGAGGCTCTGGAAGGTCTTCACAGATTGTTTTAATTGCCTACCCGTGGCAGCTCTTATTGATGAAAAGATTCTCTGCATGCATGGTGGTCTCTCTCCGGACTTGCATGATTTGGATCAAATTCGAAATTTAGCATGCCCTACTGATGTGCCAGACACTGGGTTGCTTTGTGATCTTTTATGGTCAGATCCTAGTAATGAGATTCAAGGTTGGGGAATGAATGATAGAGGAGTATCTTATACTTTTGGGCCTGATAGAGTGACTGAGTTTCTTCAGAAGCATGATCTGGATCTGATCTGCCGTGCTCACCAG GTGGTAGAGGATGGATACGAGTTCTTTGCTGACAGGCAACTTGTGACAATTTTCTCTGCCCCAAATTACTGTGGGGAATTTGACAATTCTGGTGCCATGATGAGTGTAGATGAAACCTTGATGTGCTCATTCCAGATTTTGAAACCTGCAGAAAAGAAGGCAAAGTTTGGGTTTGGTGGTATGCCTGCAGCTAAAACTGGAACCCCTCCCTCTGGCACTAAG TCTTCTCTTGGTGCAATGAACAATCTTTGA